The following proteins are encoded in a genomic region of Struthio camelus isolate bStrCam1 chromosome 3, bStrCam1.hap1, whole genome shotgun sequence:
- the KCNF1 gene encoding potassium voltage-gated channel subfamily F member 1, with the protein MAGDSRFPDVDTDVSGKNEETEIIVNVGGVRQVFYGDNLNQYPETRLAELVNCLSGGYDSIFSLCDDYDPGKREFYFDRDPDAFKCIIDVYYFGEIHMKKGICPICFKNEMEFWKVDLKFLDDCCKTHLSEKKEELEEIARRVQLILDDLGVDASESHWRRCQKYIWKFMEKPESSYPARVIAVLSFLFILISSVVMCVGTIPDLQVIDPEGNRMEHPTLDSIETACIGWFTMEYVLRLISSPNKLYFALSFMNIVDVLAILPFYVSLILTHLGAKLMELSNVQQAVQALRIMRIARIFKLARHSSGLQTLTYALKRSFKELGLLLMYLAVGIFVFSALGYTMEQSHPETLFKSIPQSFWWAIITMTTVGYGDIYPKTTLGKLNAAISFLCGVIAIALPIHPIINNFVRYYNKQRVLETAAKHELELMELNSAEGKATSAKNEPEDFAREGKEGPFCSSRLKVSHSDTFIHLLSEEKHYRTRLQSCK; encoded by the coding sequence ATGGCAGGTGACTCTAGGTTCCCAGATGTGGATACTGACGTAtcaggaaaaaatgaggaaacagaGATTATAGTCAATGTTGGTGGGGTAAGGCAGGTGTTCTACGGAGATAACCTGAACCAGTATCCAGAAACACGGCTGGCAGAGCTGGTCAACTGTTTATCAGGGGGATATGACAGCATATTCTCCCTCTGCGATGACTATGATCCTGGAAAAAGAGAGTTTTACTTTGACAGAGATCCAGATGCTTTCAAATGCATTATTGATGTATACTACTTTGGAGAAATTCACATGAAGAAAGGAATATGCCCTATATGCTTCAAGAATGAAATGGAATTTTGGAAAGTGGATCTTAAATTTTTGGATGACTGCTGCAAAACTCACCTaagtgaaaaaaaagaggaactggAAGAAATAGCCCGAAGAGTACAGCTGATTCTGGATGACTTGGGAGTAGATGCCTCTGAAAGTCACTGGAGAAGATGTCAAAAATACATCTGGAAGTTCATGGAGAAGCCAGAATCATCTTATCCTGCTAGAGTAATTGCAGTCCTgtcctttctgtttattttgatcTCCTCCGTAGTGATGTGTGTGGGGACCATTCCAGACCTGCAAGTCATAGACCCGGAGGGGAATCGCATGGAGCATCCAACGCTGGACAGCATAGAGACTGCCTGTATAGGCTGGTTCACCATGGAGTATGTGCTTAGGCTAATCTCTTCTCCAAATAAACTCTACTTTGCTCTGTCTTTCATGAACATTGTTGATGTGCTAGCAATACTTCCCTTTTATGTCAGCCTGATCTTGACCCACTTGGGAGCCAAACTCATGGAGCTGAGCAACGTCCAACAGGCTGTGCAGGCGCTGAGGATCATGAGGATCGCAAGGATTTTCAAGCTTGCACGGCACTCCTCGGGGCTCCAGACTCTAACGTATGCTCTGAAACGAAGCTTCAAGGAGCTGGGACTGCTTCTGATGTACTTAGCTGTGGGAATCTTTGTCTTTTCTGCCCTGGGTTATACCATGGAGCAAAGTCACCCCGAAACCTTATTTAAAAGCATCCCTCAGTCATTTTGGTGGGCAATCATCACCATGACCACAGTTGGATATGGAGACATATACCCTAAAACAACGCTAGGAAAACTGAATGCTGCCATTAGTTTTCTTTGTGGGGTGATAGCAATTGCCCTTCCCATCCATCCCATCATTAACAACTTTGTCAGGTATTATAACAAACAGAGAGTTTTAGAAACGGCTGCCAAACATGAATTGGAGCTGATGGAGCTAAACTCAGCTGAGGGGAAAGCCACAAGCGCAAAGAACGAACCTGAGGATTttgcaagggaaggcaaggagggtCCTTTTTGTAGCAGCCGGTTAAAAGTCTCCCACAGTGACACCTTCATTCATCTGCTGTCAGAAGAGAAACACTACAGGACCAGGCTTCAAAGCTGCAAATAG